The region GAAATTCTTTCGCCGAGCTCGCCACGTTCGCGAACGAGATGGCGTTGGACAGCGCGAGCGTCGGCATGTAAAACAGCGCGTACAGGATCAATACGGGATAGAACGTTCCGAAGTCGCCGATCGTCGATGCGTACCACAGCAGCACCGCCCCGCCGACGTGCAGCGCGACCAGCATCTTCTCGGTCGCGAAGAACCGGTCGGCGACCATTCCCACGAAAAACGGCGAGACCATCGCCGCGATCGCCAGACTGCCGTACGCGAGGCCGATCTGCGTGCCGTCGAAGGCGAGCGTGGTCCCGAGATACGTGCCCAGCGTGACGAACCATGCCCCCCAGATGAAGTACTGCAGGAACATCATGATCGACAGCCGCGCGCGCACGCTCACGGCAGCACCCTTATGCGGATGTTGCGGAACTCGACCCGATCACCGTGGTCCTGCAACCCGATGTGCCCCCGCGGCGCCCTTCCGTACAGCGGCATCGACGCGAACTTGCTCGCCCGCACCCGCGCCTCCCACTCGGGGGAGCCGAGCTCGTATTCCACCACCTTCACGCCGTTGAGCCAGTGCTCCACGTGGCTTCCGTTCACGAGCAGCCGCACGGCATTCCATTCGCCGGCCGGGCGCGACACGCCGCGCCTGGCCGGATACAGCGCGAAGTTCGATCCGGCCGAGGTCAGCTCCGACTTCCCGTCCGCGTGGCGCTCGTCGTCCAGCACCTGCATCTCGCTCGCGCTCTGCCAGATGTAGTTCCCTTCCTCGGTCGCCCGGTAGAAGATCCCGCTGTTGCCGCCGGGAGCGACTTTCCACTCGAGCCGCAGGTCGAAGGTGCGGAACTGCTCCCGGGTGATGATGTCGCCGGCGCCCGCGGTCACGAGCGTGAGCGATCCGTCGACCACCCGCCAGCCGTCGGGCAGCCCCGGCTTGCGGTACCCGCGCCATGCGGCGAGATCGCTCCCGTCGAAGAGACTCCGCCAGCCCGCGGCGCGCTCGGCGGCAGTCAAGACGGTCCCGGCATCATCGCCGGAAGAAGCGGGGGCCGTCGTGCAGGCTGAGAGGACGGCACCGGCAGCTCCCAGAAGGATCACGGCCGACTGCATAATTTTGCGATTCATGGTTATCGGGTAGGAGGCGCGGCCAAGTTACGACTCCGAAGGGAGCGACGTAAGCAGGCGGCAGTGGGACCAGCCGAAGGCTGCTACGTACTCCTACGTATGTTGGACCCGCCCCGGGCGGGACGAGCTTCACTTCGTCCCACACTGGAGCGCCCGATGAGAAACGCGCACGTCCTCGCAACGGACGTACTTGTTCGGCCACGCCACCGCCCGGCCGCAGGTATCGGAGACTCGCTGGCCGGCGGAGTGTTCGCCGCCGCGACGTTTCTCGCGCCAGGGCTGGCGAGTCTCGACGGGATGCTGCGCTCGAAGCGGACGGCCCGTGCACGCGCCGCTCTCT is a window of Gemmatimonadaceae bacterium DNA encoding:
- a CDS encoding DUF1080 domain-containing protein, which produces MNRKIMQSAVILLGAAGAVLSACTTAPASSGDDAGTVLTAAERAAGWRSLFDGSDLAAWRGYRKPGLPDGWRVVDGSLTLVTAGAGDIITREQFRTFDLRLEWKVAPGGNSGIFYRATEEGNYIWQSASEMQVLDDERHADGKSELTSAGSNFALYPARRGVSRPAGEWNAVRLLVNGSHVEHWLNGVKVVEYELGSPEWEARVRASKFASMPLYGRAPRGHIGLQDHGDRVEFRNIRIRVLP